One window of Mediterraneibacter gnavus ATCC 29149 genomic DNA carries:
- the ftsH gene encoding ATP-dependent zinc metalloprotease FtsH: MDNQNNRNNKNNPKNNRQGWGVILVTTLLTAFLVMGLFSLMQGSDPQEISYDKFLKMVDEKKVEKVTIDSAKIYITLTDEARKEAIKKNQEENTATAELLEQIEEKTAGGEREPDYYTGAVKDDTLSQRLYDAGVEYEQNIPDTMSSLIFEVFITAILPLILIFLLMNFVMKRMSKGSGMMGIGKSNAKVYVEKQTGVTFQDVAGEDEAKESLQEVVDFLHNPGKYTGIGAKLPKGALLVGPPGTGKTLLAKAVAGEAKVPFFSLSGSAFVEMYVGVGASRVRDLFKQAQQMAPCIVFIDEIDAIGKSRDNAMGSNDEREQTLNQLLAEMDGFDTNKGLLLLAATNRPEVLDPALLRPGRFDRRIIVDKPDLKGRVDILKVHSKDVKMDETVDLEAIALATSGAVGSDLANMINEAAITAVKHGRQVVSQKDLFEAVEVVLVGKEKKDRIMNEEERRIVSYHEVGHALVSALQKDAEPVQKITIVPRTMGALGYVMQTPEEEKFLNTKKELKAMLVGLLAGRAAEEVVFDTVTTGASNDIEKATKVARAMITQYGMSEKFGLIGLESVQSRYLDGRAVMNCGEATAAEIDAEVMEMLKAAYEEAKRLLRENREALDKISEFLIEKETITGKEFMKILRKVQGIEESEELETKKEARIAMKPVEEPEEGPEFTEE, from the coding sequence ATGGACAATCAAAACAACAGAAATAATAAGAACAATCCCAAAAACAACCGTCAGGGATGGGGCGTCATTCTTGTGACGACACTGCTGACGGCGTTTCTCGTTATGGGACTGTTTTCGCTGATGCAGGGGAGCGACCCGCAGGAGATCAGCTACGATAAGTTTTTAAAGATGGTAGATGAGAAAAAAGTAGAAAAAGTAACGATCGATTCTGCCAAAATCTATATTACGCTCACAGATGAAGCGAGAAAAGAAGCAATCAAGAAAAACCAGGAAGAAAATACAGCAACCGCAGAGCTTCTTGAGCAGATTGAAGAAAAGACGGCGGGAGGAGAGAGAGAACCTGACTATTATACAGGCGCGGTAAAAGATGATACACTTTCCCAGCGTTTGTACGATGCGGGAGTAGAGTATGAACAGAATATACCGGATACGATGTCTTCGCTGATATTCGAAGTATTTATCACGGCGATCCTTCCGCTGATCCTGATATTCCTTTTAATGAATTTTGTGATGAAGAGGATGTCAAAAGGCAGCGGTATGATGGGAATCGGAAAGAGCAATGCCAAGGTATATGTTGAAAAGCAGACCGGGGTAACGTTCCAGGATGTTGCAGGAGAGGACGAGGCAAAAGAATCCCTGCAGGAAGTCGTAGATTTTCTGCATAATCCGGGCAAATATACCGGAATCGGAGCAAAACTGCCAAAGGGTGCGCTTCTGGTGGGACCTCCGGGAACAGGTAAGACGCTGCTTGCCAAGGCAGTTGCAGGAGAAGCGAAGGTGCCGTTCTTCTCCCTTTCAGGTTCTGCGTTTGTAGAGATGTATGTGGGAGTCGGTGCATCCCGTGTGCGTGACCTGTTTAAACAGGCGCAGCAGATGGCGCCGTGTATTGTATTTATTGATGAGATCGATGCGATCGGTAAGAGCCGTGACAATGCCATGGGAAGCAATGATGAGCGCGAGCAGACACTGAACCAGCTTCTGGCAGAGATGGATGGATTTGATACGAACAAAGGTCTGCTGTTACTTGCAGCGACCAACCGTCCGGAAGTACTCGATCCGGCACTTTTGCGTCCGGGGCGCTTTGACAGACGGATTATCGTAGATAAACCGGATTTAAAAGGCCGTGTGGACATTTTGAAAGTACACTCCAAGGACGTCAAGATGGACGAGACGGTGGATCTGGAGGCGATCGCGCTTGCTACATCAGGTGCAGTTGGCTCGGATCTTGCCAATATGATTAACGAAGCTGCGATCACAGCGGTAAAGCATGGCAGACAGGTTGTCAGCCAGAAAGATCTGTTTGAAGCTGTGGAAGTAGTTCTTGTAGGAAAAGAGAAAAAAGACCGCATTATGAATGAGGAAGAGCGCCGGATCGTATCTTACCATGAAGTGGGGCATGCACTGGTCAGCGCGCTGCAGAAAGATGCGGAGCCGGTACAGAAGATCACGATCGTGCCAAGAACCATGGGAGCGCTTGGATATGTGATGCAGACGCCGGAAGAAGAGAAGTTCTTAAACACTAAGAAAGAGCTGAAAGCAATGCTGGTCGGACTTTTGGCTGGTCGTGCGGCGGAAGAAGTTGTGTTTGATACGGTGACGACAGGTGCGTCCAATGACATTGAAAAGGCGACGAAGGTTGCCAGAGCAATGATCACACAGTACGGAATGTCTGAGAAGTTTGGTCTGATCGGGTTAGAGTCTGTACAGAGCCGTTACCTGGATGGCCGTGCGGTGATGAACTGTGGAGAAGCGACAGCAGCTGAGATTGATGCTGAAGTAATGGAGATGCTCAAGGCTGCATATGAAGAGGCAAAACGCCTGCTTCGGGAAAACAGAGAAGCACTGGATAAGATTTCAGAATTCCTGATCGAGAAAGAGACGATCACAGGAAAAGAATTTATGAAGATTTTAAGAAAGGTGCAGGGGATCGAAGAGAGCGAAGAACTGGAAACAAAGAAAGAAGCCAGAATCGCGATGAAACCTGTGGAAGAACCGGAAGAAGGTCCCGAGTTTACAGAAGAATAA
- a CDS encoding DUF1846 domain-containing protein, with the protein MKIGFDNEKYLKMQSEHIRERINQFDNKLYLEFGGKLFDDYHASRVLPGFEPDSKLRLLKQLSDQAEIVIVISAKDIEKNKVRGDLGITYDSDVLRLMDSYRDNGLYVGSVVITQYSGQESASLFRHRLENMGIRVYQHYCINGYPSNIPLIVSDEGYGKNDYIETSRPLVIITAPGPGSGKMATCLSQLYHEHKRGIHAGYAKFETFPIWNLPLKHPVNLAYEAATADLNDVNMIDPFHLEAYGKTTVNYNRDVEIFPVLNTIFEKIYGKSPYKSPTDMGVNMAGNCICDDAVCCEASRQEIVRRYYDSLNSLLKGNSPEEEAQKIELLMNQANVTIEDRHVVAAALKRAEETHTPAAALELDDGRIITGKTTNLLGASAALLLNVIKELAGLKHELHIISPESIEPIQKLKVDYLKSKNPRLHTDEVLIALSASAATNPDARLALQQLSKLNGCQAHTSVMLSDVDIRTFKRLGVQLTCEAVYETGYNYH; encoded by the coding sequence ATGAAAATTGGATTTGATAACGAAAAGTATTTAAAAATGCAGTCAGAGCATATCCGCGAACGTATCAATCAGTTTGATAACAAACTGTATCTCGAGTTCGGCGGGAAACTGTTCGATGACTACCATGCTTCCCGCGTTCTTCCGGGATTTGAACCTGACAGCAAACTCCGCCTTTTAAAACAGCTCAGTGACCAGGCAGAGATTGTCATCGTCATCAGCGCAAAGGATATCGAGAAAAATAAAGTCCGCGGCGATCTTGGTATCACTTATGATTCTGACGTACTCCGTCTGATGGATTCTTACCGCGACAATGGTCTGTATGTGGGCAGTGTCGTAATCACACAATACTCCGGTCAGGAAAGCGCCTCTTTATTCCGCCACCGTCTGGAAAATATGGGAATCCGTGTATACCAGCACTACTGTATCAACGGCTACCCTTCCAATATTCCGCTAATCGTCAGTGATGAAGGATACGGTAAAAATGACTATATCGAAACTTCCCGTCCGCTTGTCATCATCACAGCCCCGGGTCCTGGAAGCGGAAAAATGGCAACCTGTCTGTCTCAGTTATATCATGAGCACAAACGCGGGATTCATGCAGGATATGCCAAATTTGAAACATTCCCGATCTGGAATCTGCCGCTGAAGCATCCGGTAAATCTGGCGTATGAAGCGGCTACAGCAGACCTCAACGATGTGAATATGATCGATCCGTTCCATCTGGAGGCCTATGGAAAGACAACCGTCAACTACAACCGTGATGTTGAGATCTTCCCGGTTTTAAACACGATTTTTGAAAAGATTTACGGAAAGAGCCCATACAAATCTCCAACCGATATGGGTGTAAATATGGCTGGAAACTGTATCTGTGACGATGCTGTATGCTGTGAAGCATCCCGCCAGGAGATCGTTCGCCGTTACTATGATTCCCTCAACTCTCTTCTGAAAGGAAACAGTCCGGAAGAAGAAGCACAGAAAATCGAGCTGCTGATGAATCAGGCCAATGTGACGATCGAAGACCGCCACGTTGTTGCAGCTGCCTTAAAACGTGCGGAAGAGACACATACGCCTGCTGCTGCTCTGGAACTGGATGACGGCCGTATCATCACCGGAAAGACCACGAATCTTCTCGGTGCCTCCGCTGCCCTTCTTCTGAATGTGATCAAAGAACTGGCCGGGTTGAAACACGAGCTGCATATTATTTCACCGGAATCGATCGAGCCGATTCAGAAACTGAAAGTGGACTATCTGAAAAGCAAAAACCCGAGACTTCATACTGATGAAGTACTTATCGCACTTTCTGCAAGCGCTGCCACCAACCCGGATGCCAGACTTGCACTTCAGCAGCTTTCAAAATTAAACGGATGTCAGGCTCATACTTCCGTTATGCTGTCCGATGTTGATATCCGCACCTTCAAACGTCTCGGCGTCCAGCTTACATGCGAAGCTGTTTATGAAACCGGATATAATTATCACTAA
- a CDS encoding CTP synthase has protein sequence MAVKYVFVTGGVVSGLGKGITAASLGRLLKARGYTVTMQKFDPYINIDPGTMNPVQHGEVFVTDDGAETDLDLGHYERFIDESLTKNSNVTTGKIYWSVLQKERRGDFGGGTVQVIPHITNEIKSRFYRNPSAENTEIAIIEVGGTVGDIESQPFLESIRQFQHEKGRDNVILIHVTLIPYLRASQEMKTKPTQASVKELQGMGIQPDIIVCRSEHPLDNGIKDKISLFCNLPADHVLQNLDVDYLYEAPLAMEKENLAQVVCECLHLDCPKPDLSDWETMVDNLRHPVSKVRIALVGKYVQLHDAYISVVEALKHGGIYSHTTVEIKWVDAETVTPETADEIFKDVTGILVPGGFGHRGVEGKIEAIRYARTHKIPFLGICLGMQLAIVEFARNVIGFHDAHSLELNPSTTHPVIHIMQDQIGIEDIGGTLRLGAYPCILDKTSKAYEVYQKEEIQERHRHRYEVNNDYREVLTENGMNLCGLSPDGKIVEMAEIKDHPWFIATQAHPELKSRPNKPHPLFKGFVEAAAALDKH, from the coding sequence ATGGCAGTAAAATATGTATTTGTGACCGGTGGAGTTGTTTCAGGACTTGGGAAAGGGATTACAGCCGCATCACTCGGCAGGCTTTTGAAAGCCCGCGGATATACGGTGACCATGCAGAAATTCGACCCTTACATCAATATTGATCCCGGAACCATGAATCCGGTACAGCACGGAGAAGTATTTGTAACCGATGACGGAGCCGAAACGGATTTGGATCTGGGACATTATGAACGTTTTATCGATGAAAGTCTGACAAAAAATTCCAATGTCACAACCGGAAAGATTTACTGGTCTGTCTTGCAGAAGGAACGAAGAGGCGATTTCGGCGGCGGAACCGTACAGGTTATCCCACACATCACCAATGAGATCAAAAGCAGATTTTACCGCAATCCTTCTGCTGAAAATACCGAAATCGCGATTATTGAAGTGGGCGGAACTGTTGGTGATATCGAAAGCCAGCCTTTCCTGGAATCCATTCGTCAGTTTCAGCATGAAAAAGGACGTGATAACGTCATTTTGATCCATGTAACCTTAATTCCATACCTGAGAGCCTCTCAGGAAATGAAAACAAAACCTACACAGGCCAGTGTCAAAGAACTTCAGGGCATGGGAATCCAGCCGGATATTATCGTATGCCGTTCCGAACATCCGCTGGATAACGGAATCAAAGACAAGATTTCCCTGTTTTGTAACCTTCCGGCAGATCACGTTCTTCAGAATCTGGATGTGGATTATTTATACGAAGCACCTCTGGCAATGGAAAAAGAAAACCTTGCACAGGTTGTATGCGAATGTCTCCATCTGGACTGTCCAAAACCGGATTTAAGTGACTGGGAAACTATGGTAGACAATCTAAGACACCCGGTTTCCAAAGTCCGCATCGCACTGGTCGGAAAATATGTTCAGCTGCACGATGCCTATATCAGCGTGGTAGAAGCTTTAAAACACGGCGGAATCTACAGCCACACGACTGTTGAGATCAAATGGGTGGATGCCGAGACAGTGACTCCTGAAACCGCAGATGAGATTTTTAAGGATGTAACAGGAATCCTGGTTCCCGGCGGATTTGGTCACCGCGGTGTGGAAGGCAAGATCGAAGCCATCCGCTACGCCCGCACACACAAAATTCCGTTCCTCGGTATCTGTCTTGGAATGCAGCTTGCGATCGTAGAATTTGCCCGCAATGTGATCGGTTTCCACGATGCACACAGTCTGGAACTAAATCCATCCACTACACATCCGGTGATCCACATCATGCAGGATCAGATCGGTATCGAAGATATCGGCGGAACACTTCGCCTGGGCGCTTATCCATGTATTCTGGACAAAACTTCCAAAGCATATGAGGTCTACCAGAAAGAAGAAATTCAGGAACGCCACAGACATCGCTATGAAGTCAACAATGATTACCGTGAAGTTCTGACAGAAAACGGCATGAATCTGTGTGGCCTTTCTCCGGACGGCAAGATCGTTGAAATGGCAGAGATCAAGGATCATCCGTGGTTTATCGCAACACAGGCGCATCCGGAATTAAAATCCCGTCCGAACAAACCACATCCACTGTTCAAAGGATTTGTGGAAGCTGCGGCGGCACTTGACAAACACTAA
- a CDS encoding phosphatase PAP2 family protein: protein MEAILQWDGQALLFIQEHIRQVWMDGFWKTITHLGDAGWFWIILGIVLLIPKKTRKAGIAALAALAIGALITNVALKNIIARIRPYEVVEGLKLLIEPQSDFSFPSGHTCASIGAALAMYPFLERKWGIPLVILAVLISLSRLYVGVHYPTDVLGGAVVGAFAAWGAVRIVKHGLVRKAKKAEK, encoded by the coding sequence ATGGAAGCAATTTTACAATGGGATGGACAGGCGTTGTTGTTTATTCAGGAGCATATCAGACAGGTGTGGATGGACGGATTCTGGAAGACGATCACACATCTGGGGGATGCAGGATGGTTCTGGATTATCTTGGGAATCGTACTTCTGATTCCGAAAAAGACAAGAAAAGCAGGAATTGCCGCTTTGGCGGCACTGGCGATCGGAGCATTGATCACAAATGTGGCACTCAAAAACATCATTGCAAGAATCCGCCCGTATGAAGTGGTGGAAGGACTGAAGCTTTTGATCGAGCCGCAGTCAGATTTTTCATTTCCTTCCGGACATACCTGTGCCTCTATTGGAGCAGCGTTGGCGATGTATCCGTTTTTGGAGAGAAAGTGGGGGATTCCGCTTGTAATTCTGGCAGTGCTGATCTCTCTTTCCAGGTTGTATGTGGGCGTGCATTATCCGACGGATGTGCTCGGTGGAGCTGTTGTGGGGGCGTTTGCTGCATGGGGAGCAGTGAGGATTGTGAAGCATGGGCTTGTGAGAAAGGCTAAAAAAGCAGAAAAGTAA
- a CDS encoding tRNA dihydrouridine synthase: MEKFYFAPLEGISGYVYRKAYEHYFGGIDKYFIPFIKPNQKGKLSSREKNDILPMHNQGMCAIPQILTNSAEDFIKTAERLGEYGYEEVNLNLGCPSKTVVSKGRGAGFLAEPDRLNAFLEELFEKTPIRISVKTRIGKESPEEWIRLLEIYNQYPMEELIIHPRIQTDFYKNTPNLEMFEYAVKNSKNPLCYNGDICTKEEYEIICNRFQEVPSVMIGRGILKNPGLVRKIRQGIPVEKDRIRAFHDELYREYQEVLFGEKTVLFKMKELWFYMAPLFTQYEKYAKKIKKAEKLKLYEAVVDALFEEQDLV; this comes from the coding sequence GTGGAAAAATTTTATTTTGCACCGCTGGAAGGAATCAGCGGATATGTGTATAGAAAGGCTTATGAACACTATTTTGGAGGAATTGACAAATATTTTATTCCGTTTATTAAACCGAATCAGAAAGGAAAGCTCAGTTCCAGGGAAAAGAACGATATCTTACCCATGCACAATCAGGGGATGTGTGCGATTCCTCAGATTTTGACCAATTCGGCGGAGGATTTTATAAAGACGGCAGAAAGGCTGGGGGAATACGGGTATGAGGAAGTCAATCTGAATCTGGGATGTCCGTCAAAAACCGTGGTGAGCAAAGGAAGAGGGGCTGGATTTCTGGCAGAGCCGGACAGATTGAATGCATTCTTAGAAGAGCTTTTTGAAAAGACACCGATCCGTATTTCGGTTAAGACACGGATTGGCAAGGAGAGCCCGGAAGAATGGATCCGGCTTCTGGAAATTTACAATCAGTATCCAATGGAGGAGTTGATCATTCATCCGCGGATCCAGACAGATTTCTATAAGAACACTCCGAATCTGGAAATGTTTGAATATGCGGTCAAAAACAGTAAAAATCCACTCTGTTACAATGGGGATATTTGCACAAAAGAGGAATATGAAATAATCTGTAACCGTTTCCAGGAGGTACCATCTGTGATGATCGGAAGAGGAATCCTGAAAAATCCGGGGCTGGTTCGGAAGATCAGACAAGGCATACCGGTTGAAAAAGACAGGATCCGGGCATTTCATGATGAACTTTACCGGGAATATCAGGAAGTTCTTTTTGGGGAGAAAACGGTACTCTTCAAGATGAAAGAGCTGTGGTTTTATATGGCGCCGTTGTTTACGCAGTATGAGAAGTATGCCAAGAAAATTAAAAAAGCAGAAAAGTTGAAACTGTATGAAGCAGTTGTGGATGCGTTATTTGAAGAACAGGATTTGGTATAG
- a CDS encoding YhgE/Pip domain-containing protein, whose protein sequence is MKKIGQVFLYDISHIKKNVIAMIVVLGLCVVPSLYAWFNIAASWDPYSNTNGLKVAVANTDEGYEGEILPLQINIGDTVISSLRENDQLDWTFTGKKDAVEGVKSGKYYAAIVIPKSFSQDMMSLFSEEMTHSDIIYYINEKENAIAPKVTDKGASAVQQQIDEIFVKTAAQVGLDLLDTISEVTSSDGAQAAAQNLTENIRKIGADLDSTAGTVKAFSNLTVSMQQMLDATADILNKAGQNTETNLSLLNETGNSVDSLRSAVSGTTESVNQVLAQGSQCYDAISGQINNAFSSISTGAGATAGALNSVASEVQVMIDRYTGFRDSVQQLADSFPLASDLLQPIIGNLNESIAHQEAVRDKLNEAAAKITETASDAGNYQVQLDQLVKQGSQQISGIRSDYENNVKTQINTMFGTLGDTSSAVQSLFTSMDNGVEDMEKLAKDAGSGLEKMKTTLDTSASLLTETAEKVNQAAEKLDTAAQDGNVETLKNVLGSSPEVISSFVSAPVRMQTKALYPVENYGSAMAPFYSTLSIWVGGIILVAMMKVTASENLKRALAPLKPHQIYLGRYLLFLVLGLIQSGLICLGDLYFLGIQCEHPFLFLLAGWVSSVVYVNIIYTFTVSFGDVGKAICVVLLVMQVAGSGGTFPIEVAPEIFQKIYPFLPFTHSMTAMRECVAGFYQYTYWVELGIMCLFLLASLFLGLVLRKPVIRLNELFIEKLEDTKLM, encoded by the coding sequence ATGAAGAAGATAGGGCAAGTTTTTCTTTATGATATTTCACATATCAAAAAAAATGTGATCGCAATGATCGTAGTGCTCGGCTTGTGCGTTGTTCCGTCTCTTTATGCATGGTTCAATATTGCTGCAAGCTGGGATCCATATTCCAATACAAATGGTCTGAAGGTGGCGGTTGCAAATACGGATGAAGGGTATGAAGGAGAAATCCTTCCTCTCCAGATCAATATCGGAGATACTGTAATCTCAAGTCTCAGAGAAAATGACCAGCTGGACTGGACGTTTACAGGGAAAAAGGATGCAGTAGAAGGTGTCAAATCGGGAAAATACTATGCCGCGATCGTAATTCCGAAAAGTTTCAGTCAGGATATGATGAGCCTGTTTTCGGAGGAGATGACACATTCCGATATTATATATTATATCAATGAAAAAGAAAATGCCATTGCTCCAAAAGTGACTGACAAGGGAGCAAGTGCCGTACAGCAGCAGATCGATGAGATTTTTGTAAAAACAGCGGCGCAGGTGGGACTGGATCTTCTGGATACAATCTCAGAAGTGACCAGCAGTGACGGCGCACAGGCAGCAGCACAGAATCTGACAGAAAATATCCGGAAGATCGGAGCGGATCTGGATTCAACAGCCGGTACGGTGAAGGCGTTTTCGAACCTGACGGTTTCCATGCAGCAGATGCTGGATGCCACTGCAGATATTTTAAATAAAGCGGGGCAGAATACGGAAACAAATCTGTCACTTCTGAATGAGACCGGAAATTCTGTTGACTCATTAAGAAGCGCAGTGTCGGGAACAACAGAGAGTGTCAATCAGGTACTGGCACAGGGAAGTCAGTGCTATGATGCCATATCCGGACAGATCAACAATGCATTTTCTTCGATATCCACGGGTGCGGGAGCAACAGCAGGGGCACTCAACAGCGTGGCATCCGAAGTACAGGTTATGATTGACCGCTATACGGGATTTCGAGACAGTGTGCAGCAGCTTGCAGATTCCTTTCCGCTTGCTTCGGATCTGCTCCAGCCGATCATCGGAAACCTGAATGAATCCATTGCCCACCAGGAAGCGGTAAGGGATAAATTGAATGAAGCGGCGGCAAAGATTACGGAGACTGCAAGTGATGCGGGAAACTATCAGGTACAGCTGGATCAGCTGGTGAAGCAGGGTTCTCAGCAGATCTCGGGGATCCGTTCGGATTATGAAAACAACGTAAAAACACAGATCAATACCATGTTTGGCACACTGGGGGATACCAGCAGTGCAGTGCAGTCTTTGTTCACCAGTATGGACAATGGAGTCGAAGATATGGAAAAACTGGCGAAGGATGCAGGATCCGGTCTGGAGAAGATGAAAACAACACTGGATACATCTGCTTCCCTTTTGACAGAGACGGCAGAAAAGGTAAACCAGGCAGCAGAAAAGCTGGATACGGCAGCACAGGACGGAAATGTGGAGACATTAAAAAATGTGCTTGGAAGCAGCCCGGAAGTAATCAGCAGCTTTGTGTCTGCGCCGGTAAGAATGCAGACAAAAGCCTTGTATCCGGTAGAAAATTATGGATCAGCCATGGCGCCGTTCTATTCTACACTCTCTATCTGGGTAGGCGGGATCATCCTGGTAGCAATGATGAAAGTGACAGCTTCGGAAAATTTAAAAAGAGCGCTTGCGCCATTGAAGCCGCATCAGATCTATCTGGGCAGATACCTGCTGTTCCTCGTGCTGGGACTGATCCAGAGCGGCCTGATCTGTCTGGGAGATCTGTATTTCCTTGGAATCCAGTGTGAGCATCCGTTTTTGTTCCTTCTGGCAGGCTGGGTAAGCAGTGTGGTATATGTGAATATTATTTATACGTTCACGGTATCATTTGGAGATGTAGGAAAAGCAATCTGTGTGGTTCTTCTGGTTATGCAGGTGGCAGGATCAGGCGGTACGTTCCCGATCGAAGTGGCGCCGGAAATCTTCCAGAAGATTTATCCGTTTCTTCCATTTACGCACAGTATGACAGCTATGCGGGAATGTGTTGCCGGATTCTATCAGTATACGTACTGGGTAGAATTGGGAATCATGTGTCTGTTCCTTCTGGCATCCCTGTTTTTGGGACTGGTGCTTCGAAAACCGGTGATTCGCCTGAACGAATTGTTTATAGAAAAACTGGAAGATACAAAATTGATGTAA